One Alkalinema sp. FACHB-956 genomic region harbors:
- the hpnH gene encoding adenosyl-hopene transferase HpnH, which produces MAIQLQQAIAVGSYLVKQRLSGRKRFPLVLMLEPLFRCNLACSGCGKIQHPAHILKQNLSPEECFAAVDECGAPVVSIPGGEPLLHPQIDEIVRGLVARKKFVYLCTNGILLEKSLDKFTPSPYLTFSVHLDGLRDLHDKCVDRKGVFDTAVAAIKAAKRKGFRVTTNTTVFEGTNPPEMHAFFDFLSDLNIDGMMISPGYSYEWAPDQEHFLKREQTKALFREILAPYKTGKKPKWSFNLSPLFLDFLTGEKDYACTPWGSPSYSVLGWQKPCYLLNEGHVKTFKELIETTDWDQYGNKSNNPKCQDCMVHCGFEPTAALDAMQPSNMGKSIGALFGA; this is translated from the coding sequence ATGGCTATTCAACTGCAACAAGCGATCGCGGTCGGGTCGTATCTCGTAAAACAACGACTCTCAGGACGGAAGCGGTTTCCACTCGTGCTGATGCTGGAGCCGCTTTTTCGGTGCAATCTTGCCTGCTCTGGATGCGGGAAAATCCAACATCCTGCTCATATTTTGAAGCAAAATCTTTCTCCAGAGGAATGTTTTGCCGCAGTTGACGAATGTGGTGCCCCGGTGGTTTCCATTCCCGGTGGTGAACCGTTGCTCCATCCCCAAATCGATGAAATTGTCCGGGGTCTGGTGGCCCGCAAGAAGTTTGTCTATCTCTGCACCAACGGCATTTTGTTGGAAAAAAGCCTGGATAAATTTACCCCGTCTCCCTATCTGACCTTCAGCGTGCACCTGGATGGCCTGCGGGATCTCCACGATAAATGCGTCGATCGCAAGGGCGTCTTTGACACTGCCGTTGCTGCCATCAAAGCGGCCAAGCGCAAAGGCTTCCGCGTCACCACGAACACCACGGTGTTTGAAGGGACTAATCCCCCGGAAATGCACGCCTTTTTTGACTTCCTGAGCGACCTGAACATCGATGGCATGATGATTTCACCGGGCTATAGCTACGAGTGGGCACCGGATCAGGAACACTTCCTCAAACGGGAACAAACCAAGGCGCTTTTCCGGGAAATCCTTGCGCCGTACAAAACGGGCAAAAAGCCGAAGTGGAGCTTCAATCTGAGTCCGCTCTTTTTGGATTTCCTAACTGGGGAAAAGGACTACGCTTGTACGCCTTGGGGTAGCCCGAGCTACAGCGTTTTGGGCTGGCAGAAACCCTGTTATCTGCTGAATGAAGGTCATGTCAAAACCTTTAAGGAATTGATCGAGACAACGGACTGGGATCAGTACGGGAACAAGAGCAACAATCCCAAATGCCAAGATTGCATGGTACATTGCGGTTTTGAACCGACTGCCGCTTTGGATGCGATGCAGCCCTCTAATATGGGCAAATCGATCGGGGCACTTTTTGGTGCATAG
- the dcm gene encoding DNA (cytosine-5-)-methyltransferase, whose translation MNFPVTQWTTRTFGKDAAVSPLTHPLTNPLTCAEYFAGIGLVRLGLERAGWKVVFANDCAPDKFEMYSAFFGEASHHYRVQDIFSVCHSEIPSTVLATASFPCSDLSIAGKLKGIRGPYSSAFWGFTRILRQQVQRPRLVLLENVMGWLIANGGKDFRATIQELNQLGYACDVYAIDAAHFLPQSRPRVFVVGMYVGERGAGNANLGTFIRRSPSLRTLALDRAIVANRDLQWHFLEVPALPERVMTGLSSVVELLSEADDRWWNPTEVQRHLKMMSPLNLDYLRHLQNGPDYSYCAMYRRVRKGHQRAELRKDGLAGCLRTIRGGSSRQMLVRAGQGNIKMRVMTVREYARLQGVPDSYPLPRQSNRALTGFGDAVCVPVITWIAANILNPLVRSMSVHTPVYLP comes from the coding sequence ATGAATTTTCCAGTCACACAATGGACAACGCGAACCTTCGGAAAGGATGCTGCTGTCAGTCCTCTAACCCATCCTCTAACCAACCCTCTAACCTGTGCAGAGTATTTTGCAGGAATTGGCTTGGTGCGATTGGGTCTGGAGCGGGCGGGCTGGAAGGTGGTATTTGCCAACGATTGCGCCCCGGATAAGTTTGAGATGTATTCGGCGTTTTTTGGAGAAGCCAGTCACCATTACCGGGTACAAGACATTTTTTCCGTGTGCCATTCTGAGATTCCCAGTACGGTGCTCGCAACGGCATCCTTTCCCTGTAGTGACTTGTCGATCGCAGGAAAACTGAAGGGTATTCGCGGCCCCTACTCCAGTGCATTTTGGGGGTTTACGCGGATTCTCCGACAGCAAGTCCAGCGGCCCCGCTTAGTGCTGTTGGAAAATGTCATGGGTTGGTTGATTGCCAACGGAGGCAAGGACTTTCGGGCGACGATTCAGGAGTTGAATCAGTTGGGCTATGCCTGTGATGTGTATGCGATCGATGCGGCCCATTTTTTACCCCAGAGTCGGCCCCGTGTTTTTGTGGTTGGGATGTATGTGGGGGAGCGGGGGGCTGGCAATGCTAACCTGGGGACGTTTATCCGACGATCGCCTTCGTTGCGCACCCTGGCCCTCGATCGGGCGATCGTGGCCAACCGAGATCTACAGTGGCATTTTCTGGAGGTGCCTGCCCTGCCCGAACGGGTGATGACGGGGTTAAGTTCTGTCGTGGAACTGTTATCCGAGGCGGACGATCGTTGGTGGAACCCGACGGAAGTGCAACGGCATTTAAAAATGATGTCACCGCTGAATTTAGACTATCTACGGCACTTACAGAATGGGCCGGATTATTCCTACTGCGCGATGTATCGGCGGGTGCGCAAGGGCCATCAGCGGGCGGAACTGCGTAAAGACGGGCTGGCAGGCTGTCTGCGCACGATTCGCGGCGGTAGCAGTCGGCAAATGCTGGTACGGGCAGGGCAGGGAAATATTAAAATGCGAGTGATGACCGTGCGGGAATATGCCCGGTTGCAGGGGGTTCCCGACAGCTATCCCTTACCACGACAAAGTAATCGGGCCTTGACGGGCTTTGGGGATGCGGTCTGTGTGCCAGTGATTACGTGGATTGCTGCAAATATTCTGAATCCGCTAGTTCGATCGATGTCGGTGCATACGCCAGTTTACCTGCCATGA